Genomic DNA from Frondihabitans sp. PAMC 28766:
CGCCCCCCGTGTCGACGACGACCAGCTGCTCAGGAGGTCGCGTTTGGCGCGACAGCCCGTCGAGGGTTCTGTCGAGGGTGGTCGCCCCGCCGGGGGCGACGAGGATCGCTGTGACTCTCGGCTGCATGACGGTGAGACTCTAAGGGGCCGGAAACGCCGAGAGGCGCACCCCGTGGGCGCGCCGTCTCGATTCATAGCAAGGCGGGGATCAGGCCCGCTTGCGAAGCTTTCTGCGCTCGCGCTCGGAGAGCCCGCCCCAGATGCCGAAGCGCTCGTCGTTCTGCAGCGCGTACTCGAGGCACTGGGCCTTCACGTCGCACGAGGCGCAGATCTTCTTGGCGTCGCGGGTCGAGCCGCCCTTCTCAGGGAAGAACGCCTCGGGATCGGTCTGGGCGCAGAGCGAGTCTGCCTGCCAGGACAGCTGGCTCTCGTCGGTCTCGACGCCCTCCGGCGCCGACGAGCGAACCCCTGGGACACCCAGCAGGATCGGATCGACGTGCCAGTCTTCGGGTACAGAGCCGCTTCGGTCGTGGATGGCCATTGCGCATCTCCCCTCGTCTGCATTCGCTTCCCCGGCGGTCGCGATACCTGTAATTACACTCGTGTAACTAGGGGTACGTCAAGTCGAGCATCATAAAACCCTCGACCCCCGAGTGAGGGTAATTTGCGTCTCGGGCGTGTCGCGTGTCGGCGACT
This window encodes:
- a CDS encoding WhiB family transcriptional regulator — encoded protein: MAIHDRSGSVPEDWHVDPILLGVPGVRSSAPEGVETDESQLSWQADSLCAQTDPEAFFPEKGGSTRDAKKICASCDVKAQCLEYALQNDERFGIWGGLSERERRKLRKRA